CGCCCTCGGGCCGGCAGCGCGCCCCTTCCCGCCCCCTCCCGCCCCTTCcccgccggcggcggcggcggccgggcCCGGGCTCCGGCGAGGCCTCGGCGACCGCTAACGGCGACGGCGACGCGGCGGAGCGCGCAGGGCGGGGGCAGGGCCCGGGTGGCCGACATGGAGAACTCGCAGCTCTGTAAGCTGTTCATCGGCGGCCTGAACGTGCAGACGAGCGAGTCGGGGCTGCGCGGCCACTTCGAGGCCTTCGGGACGCTGACGGACTGCGTGGTGGTGGTGAACCCCCAGACGAAGCGCTCCCGCTGCTTCGGCTTCGTGACCTACTCGAACGTGGAGGAGGCGGACGCCGCCATGGCCGCGTCGCCGCACGCGGTGGACGGCAACACGGTGGAGCTGAAGCGCGCCGTGTCGCGGGAGGATTCGGCGCGGCCGGGCGCGCACGCCAAGGTGAAGAAGCTGTTCGTGGGCGGCCTCAAGGGCGACGTGGCGGAGGGCGACCTCATCGAGCACTTCTCGCAGTTCGGCGCGGTGGAGAAGGCGGAGATCATCGCCGACAAGCAGTCGGGCAAGAAGCGCGGCTTCGGCTTCGTCTACTTCCAGAGCCACGACGCGGCCGACAAGGCGGCGGTGGTCAAGTTCCACCCGATCCAGGGCCACCGCGTGGAGGTGAAGAAGGCGGTGCCCAAGGAGGATATCCACGCGGGCGGCGGGGGCGCGCGGGCGGCTCGGGGCGGGCGCGGCGGCGGCCGGGGCCGCGGCGGAGGCGGCGGCCGCGACCAGAACGGGCTGGCcaagggcggcggcggcggcggctacaACAGCTACGGCGGTTACGGGGGCTACGGCGCCtacgggggcggcggcggcggcggctcgtACGGCGGCAGCGACTACGGCAACGGCTTCGGCGGCTTCGGCAGCTACAGCCAGCACCAGTCCTCGTACGGGCCGATGaagagcggcggcggcggcggcggcggcggcagctggGGCGGCCGCAGCAACAGTGGACCGTACAGAGGCGGCTACGGCGGCGGCGGCTACGGCGGAGGCTCGTTCTAGAAGCCGGGTTCCGGAtgccaggcggcggcggcggcggcggcggcggcgcttcTCCCCTCCGCGCCCGCCCCAGGTGCCCTCGGGGGAGCCGCTTACCCTGCGGGGGGCAGACCCCCCATttgcctgcctgtctccctctGAAGGTGGACTCGGCCCCCCACACACATTTTTGTGTTACAGTCATTGATGGactctatttttttattattacttggACCTTGGTCGTTTTTATACTAGCAAAATGtcttgttttaatttgtgtttttttgggggggtgggtgggagggagtgAACTTGCTGATTCTGTAGCAAAACCTGGGTGGGGGTTGGGCGGGGGGTAGTTTACTTTGTTGTAAGGACTTGATACCTGGCTACAGCGTTTTCTATGAAACCTACTTGGATCCCATGCCTGAAATTTGGAAGCATATGTACAAAAATCATTTTTacgttttatttttaataaatcattGTGTTTGACCGTACAtgtctaacatttttttttctaggatcCACTCCTTACCGTTTTAAAGgatatttttgttagtttttgatGTACTttgagaaacttaaaaaaaagaggtcttgtgggttatttttttcccttcctgttGCCCAGCTAGTGATGTGTTGAATTTACCCCTTACAGTCAAACTTTTGAAGTGGTGGATGTGGCTGTTGAAGGTTTCTGTGCATCCATCTCCTTGTAATGAGCGAGTAAGCTTATCATCTTGACATGGTTGGTCACTTCTTTCTATGAGAATTTACTTCAGAATATGTACTGTGTAGTTTTAAGAGAAATAGTTTGTGTTTAAGCATGTGTTCTCATTCATATAAAACTGTTGAAAACTTTTTTAGATGACCTAGTTTCATCCTTATTGGTTTGTCTGTAATGAATGGTTACAAATAAGGGTTATGTTTACCCTAAcactaagtgatttttttttttaatttttattttttgtattttcagagcaGGTTTAAAAACGTTTCTTTTCCTAAATCTGAACTTTGTCCTTTGAAGTCCAACCCATGTAGCACCATCTACTGGTAGAGTGGCCGTATAGCTGCAAGACAGTTGGTTAAAAAAGTAATTTGTTCAGGACAATTTCATCAGATTTAGCAGTTTGCCATCAGAAATCTGTGCAGACTTGAAAGTTCCACATTTACTTGTAACTGAGATGGGCTTCACAGGAATGTAGTTAACAGCCCTTATCAGTCTTTTTCTACATGAGATTTGAAAATGTAAACTGCTATGCATAGCTTGGGCAGTAGCCCCAAACTGCTCTGATAGCTACTGAAGCAGCTATGTGTGCTGGGGTTTTAGGTGCAAGTTGTAAAACAAAATATATGTATTCTGCTTGGTTAACGTGTATTTGTAGCCCTTCATGCAATAGAATTCAAGTTgttgtttataaaaacaaaaaacaaaaaaaacctgataaTAGGAGAAAAAATTGCCTTCCTGGATAGAAACATAGAATAGCAACGTTTATGGATATCACAAATAAAGAATTCAATTCTTTACATGATTGAGTGAGAGTATGTATAATCCGGTGGGTGGTTCAGAGTACCAGTTAACTTACTGGGTTTAATGGTATGGTAAAATTTTTTGACTCGGATTTTGAAAGCCCAAAGCCTTATGGTAATATTTTAATGTTGAAACCCCTACATTTTAACTAGTCCTTATATAATTTCTAAGATCCGATTCTTGCCCGAATAGTGTAATTACCAAGGCTCTTAAAGAGGTCAAAAAGGACTTGGAGGTTAGGCTAGTTAGTTTGCTCAGGTACTTTCATGAACGATGGTTGATGCTTGGTTCAAATATTTAGCACCTCTAACAGGTAAGTGTCCCACATGAAAGTGAAAATTGGATGGAAATTGAATTCTTTGCTCGCTTAGCTATACTGCCCTTAAGTTTCTGCTTGAGCTTTGACTCACAAGACTACTTGAAGATTTTTTAATgcagtttttttggggggtgcctcgaggagacaggaaatgatttAGAGCTATCGTTACGTGCTACCTCTgatgtttgcttatttttggtGAAAAGATTGAGTTAGCTGGTAGGAATTAGAGAAGATTGTCAAAcatgaggtcatttttttttttaactttgaaaatgGTGACTTtagaaaaatttataaaaatttcctGTTTGACCCCACAGTTCATGGTGCATACTCAAACAACCCAGTGTCATCTGTGTTCACCTTAGAAATCTCTAGTTGAATAGTAGGACAGGAAATAGAGTTCCTGTGTTCCCCTGGCCAGCATGGGGAGCTTTTTAAATGGGTGGACAGCTGTTTGGTGTCTTGATTTATCTGTGAGAGTCTGAACAGAGGACTTCAAGCTTAGTTGGCAGGGGGTGGAGATGGTTTTTCATACTTGAATAtaatctgattttcttttttttaagattttattatgtatacagtcttctgcctgcatgtatccctgcaggcccaaagagggaaccagatctcattacagatggttttctgccactgtgtggttgctgggaattgaactcaggacctttggaagaacagccagtgctcttaacctctgagccagctctccagccctataaCTTGATTTTCAAGATGAAGTTGCCCCAATGTGAAGATCCTTGTATTTCAAATACTTTTTTGAGTGTAAATTCTAAAGTAGTCATTAGTTAAAAGATAGTTTGGAAGATCTTTACATTcattttgtgtgagtgtatgtgtataagCCTATGCCTTTCACACAGcaacctgtggaggtcaggattTATGCAAGTCTGCCCTGCCgtctgggtcctggggatcaaactcctggctgcaagtgcctttcccagctgagccatcttgatgggtCTGGGAGATCTTGAAATAAGATGGCAATAGCTtagaatcttattttttttaaggtctattttttaaaaaaggctgtatgtgtgtgtgggtttgtgagtgcaggttcctgcagagtccagaagaaggtattgaatCTGTTAGAGTTagattacaggtgattgtgagttgCTAGATGCGGGGTCCTCTTAAAAAGCTGAGCCATCCCCAGACCCCAGAATTTCAAATCTTTAAAGCTTAAAAGTGATTTAGGTTCACAAAATGCTCTCGAGTCTGAATGTATTCATGGTTATACCCTAATATGGAATCTTGTCTTAGGAAAGCTATTAAAGCATGAAGGGTGACTGAGAATTTGAAATTTAGGACTCCTTGCCTCAAGACCACAAGTGAGGGTCAGTTGATTTGTAGACTTGTTTGTTCACACTCTTAAATTGGATCACTTGCATTTCAGGTTGTTTTCTGCGTCTGGTAATGAAAATGTAAAGTGTGCTCTGAGGTGTGGGTTGGTTTGCTCATCACCTGCCTTTAGCTAGTGTATGGGTGCTACCTGTGGAACATTGACACTTGAAAGTTTCTTCCACTTAAGTCAGTGTGAAGGGAAGAACCCTGTCAGCCTTATTTTGGCCtcattcccctctctcccccGTCTAGATGGCTTGAAACTAGCtaatgtagacctggctgtccttgaatttttAGGAGCCTGCCCACCTAGTGCTAGGATTGTGGACATGCTCTTTCGCGTTTTTGGAAGGACTGGCCAAGCCTATGGAACTAAGTGGGACATTTTTTCCCCTCAGTGTTCTATTGCAGACATGCTTGAGTCACACTTTTCCTGCTCtcttaaaaatgaaactttttttttccccaataagAAGTTCCTtgaagccgagcggtggtggcgcacgcctttaatcccagcactcgggaggcagagccaggcggatctctgtgagttcgaggccagcctggactaccaagtgagttccaggaaaggtgcaaagctacacagagaaaccctgtctcggaaaaaaaaaaaaaaaaaaaaaaagttccttgaGAGCCTAAGAAGTAGgtaagtgcttgtgtgtgttgttGATTTCTGTCCTCAGTCATTCCATGAAGAGATCCCGTTATCGTCATCTGCCTGCTGGCTACAGGTTCTTAAGCAGTTTGCCTAATATGAAGGATTGAAAATGGGAGATAGGAATCTTgcagctttaaaataaaattattttttttggtggggacAGGCTCTCActttatgtagtcctagctggcctcaaactcagagatccacctgcctctgccttctgagtgctagactGCTCAGCTGCTCTTCTGAAGGGATTACACAGTGAGGTCAGAGATTATAGCAAGCATTACTCTGTGTTTTATCCTACTTAAAATTGAGGGCACAGTTTTCCAGTTGTACGTTAATAGATGTTAGTAGCAGCATTTGCTTTTGCTTGaatacttttatcatgaatgaaGCTTTCTCTAGAAGTTGGGGAAAATAACAAATTGGGAAGTGCTGGGTGAGGTTTGCTCTGGGTCAGAGGTGCATATCACTAAAAATGTGAATTTCTAGATTGAGATACAACTTCAGTTTGCTATTTAACCTGGTAAGTCAGCTGATTTCTTAGACTATGCAATTGTTTAGATACCTTATGATTTAATACGGTTTTCAAATTGTTCTTGGTAATTATTAACAGTTTGAGAGAAACCTTGAGATTCGTTCTTATGATACCTTCAACAAAAAAATTGAGTACTAAGCTGATAGGGGCCAGCCTTTTAAGGTATCCACAGTTTTGTCTGGATGATAATTTAAACAATTATGACAGTACCAGCATTTGAGTTGGACCTATAAGCAGTTGTGACTGTGTTACAAGAAAATGTGACAGGTGTTGGAACTAGTTTTAACATTTGGATTAGGAAGTCAAGCCACAAAGGACATTCCCACTGCTTAGCTGAAATGCAAAGCGTAGTGTATTGGGTTCCTTATGCCATTATCTCAGTTGACTGTGAGGCCACAAAGACCTTTAAGAAAACagccatttaaattttattatttttgccaaGTACTAATAATAGCAAAACTGGCTGTGGGACACAGACTAATTTATTCAGTTTCGGAACTATCAGTCACCGGAGATTTTTAGGGAAAagtgtcaggggctggagagttggctcagcagctgagagcacttgttgctggTGCAGAGAtttccagtgcccacatggcagctcgtaaCTGTAATTCTCGTCccagccctcttctgacctctgaagggcACAGGCCGGCACatggtgtgcacacatacacacaagttaaTAAGTCTGAAAAAATGACAGTCATCATAGATTAAGAAAGCACACACTGTAATTCGTAGTTTGAGGTCCCTGTGAAGCTAGTCTCCCATGATTCACGTTGTTCACAGTCTCCTCATTTTGACTTGTTTTACTAGGAACAAGCTTTTCCATTGGTTTCACCAGTTTCTGATGAAAATGAAAGCCAATTTGCTGTAATTGAAAGGGTAGTTAGGTTTGGAATTTCCTTTGTAAGATAAAAGTTAGGTCACTTTGGGAGCAGCAAGATAGTTCGAAAAAGTAGTAAATGAGCTGGAATCAGTAGCTTCAGATTGGAGTCTAGTGCACCGTGGCTGTTCTCgatttttaaattcagtttctTACTAAATATAATTATGGAAGATTTTAATTTGGAAATTTACGAGGGTGGCTATAGTTGAGGGAAATGGAGCAAAGGCACTCCCATTGAGGTGAGAGCACCAGATGGTGTTTGGGGATTTGTAGGTCAGTGTAAAGACTGCCTCTTTGTGGTGGTTaatttggttgtcaacttgacacacctgggaaaggGTGCCTCCCCTGGGGTAAGCCTCCATTAGATTAGCCTGTGTGCAAATCTGTGGGGCTGTCTTGATTGATGGTGATATGGGAAAGgtccaacccactgtgggtggtgccctGCTCAGGTGGGCCTGAGTATTAGAGCAAGCTGAGCCTGAACAGGGGAAGCTAACCAGTAAGTAGTGTCATCCGTGGCTTCAGGTCCTCCTTtggtttcccttgatgatggactgtactctGTAGGCCGAGTAAGCTCTTtattcccctaagttgcttttcagccatggtttttatcacagcaacagagaagcaactAGAACAGCTTTGAGCAAATGAGTGGAAAGCCACtggagtttttgagacagagtctcactttgtgTGTAACTTGGCTGATAGGGTACTGGCTATGTAGcctggatggctttgaacttctccGTCTCCGCCTCCTGAGGACTGAGATTACAGGGGTGCTGCCTAGCAATCTGAGGGTTTTGAGTAGAGGAATGGCCTGGTCTGAATTTTAAAGGCTGCTTTTTGGCTTTGTCaaaatttctattcttttttttttttttttttttttttttccaagacagggtttctttgtgtggttttggtgcctgtcctggatctcgctctgtagaccaggctggccttgaactcacagagatctacctgcctctgcctcctaattgctgggatcaaaggcgtgcgccaccactgcctggctaaaatttCTATTCTTTTGGTATAACTGTGTCTGATGATAGTTTATGAGGAAAGCATTGGAACTAGTTGGATTAAAGTATGACAGTCTCTTCCATAGCTACATGGTTTTTAGCCAAAATGGACCTTCTTTTGGTCGCATTCGGTAAAATGTTAGCATATCTTACCTGTTAGATGGTGCTGTCCTGTTAGATGGCCTTGTGATCTTTACTTTTATCCAGGCACTTCCACTTAGGGAGTGTTCCCAGCATTCTATGACTTGCAAAGGTGTTTCCTGTAACTGGGCTGTGTAGTGATGTTATTAATGCTGAGCTCCTGCATTCCTTTTGGGAGCAAATACTTAACAGTGCCATTACAATGAGCTTCAGCTATGAGTTCAGCAAATCCTAGTAAATACTGAACATGAGAGTTGGGCTTGGCGATATctgacatggtgtgtgtgtgtgtgtgtgtgtgtgtgtgtgtgtgtgtgaaaaaatcAGGTTGTTGTGGGATTCACAGCTTGGGGCAAGTGCTCACAGATCAGCCAGCCGTGTCCAGGGAAGATCTTTCTCCAAACACTCTCTCTGGGGTTGGTCCCACACTTGTGCTCTTAGAGCTGAAACTGCCAATACTAGCTTCTCTTCCAAGCAGCAAGAAGCATCAAATGAGGAGGGTGAAACAGAGTTCA
This sequence is a window from Peromyscus eremicus chromosome 5, PerEre_H2_v1, whole genome shotgun sequence. Protein-coding genes within it:
- the Hnrnpa0 gene encoding heterogeneous nuclear ribonucleoprotein A0 — its product is MENSQLCKLFIGGLNVQTSESGLRGHFEAFGTLTDCVVVVNPQTKRSRCFGFVTYSNVEEADAAMAASPHAVDGNTVELKRAVSREDSARPGAHAKVKKLFVGGLKGDVAEGDLIEHFSQFGAVEKAEIIADKQSGKKRGFGFVYFQSHDAADKAAVVKFHPIQGHRVEVKKAVPKEDIHAGGGGARAARGGRGGGRGRGGGGGRDQNGLAKGGGGGGYNSYGGYGGYGAYGGGGGGGSYGGSDYGNGFGGFGSYSQHQSSYGPMKSGGGGGGGGSWGGRSNSGPYRGGYGGGGYGGGSF